One segment of Amycolatopsis alba DSM 44262 DNA contains the following:
- a CDS encoding putative quinol monooxygenase, which translates to MPMMALSVRFELKDEAAAAGFDALVTRTLPLIVSEEPGTLLYLVNTVDGAPLSRVFNEYYASPEAFDAHEQQPHVQAFLAERALYVKSYHVDRLTPTVGKGLIPGD; encoded by the coding sequence ATGCCGATGATGGCGTTGTCGGTGCGGTTCGAACTGAAAGACGAGGCCGCAGCCGCGGGGTTCGACGCGCTGGTCACGAGGACGCTGCCGCTCATCGTGAGCGAAGAGCCGGGAACGCTGCTCTACCTCGTGAACACGGTCGACGGCGCGCCGCTGTCGCGGGTCTTCAACGAGTACTACGCCAGCCCCGAGGCCTTCGACGCCCACGAACAGCAGCCGCACGTCCAGGCGTTCCTGGCCGAACGCGCCCTGTACGTGAAGAGCTATCACGTCGATCGCCTCACCCCCACCGTCGGCAAGGGCCTGATCCCGGGTGACTGA